Genomic segment of Agrobacterium larrymoorei:
TTCTGGCCTTCTGGAACGATGCTGGCCCCGACAAGTGGTTCAACAAGGACGCTCATTTCGATGCGAGCTTCCACGAACGCTTCTTCGAACTGCATTTCATGGCAGCGCGCCGGGAGCTGGATAGCTGGCTGGACAGTGCGGAAAGCAGCCTCGCACTCCTGCTTCTTCTCGATCAGTTCCCCCGCAACTGCTTTCGCGGCACGGCGCATATGTATGCGACGGACCCGCTGGCACTGCATTATGCGGAGCAGGCAATGGCAAAGGGTCTCGATCAACAGATCGATGAAGAGCTGCGCATCTTCTTCTACCTGCCGCACATGCATTC
This window contains:
- a CDS encoding DUF924 family protein; this translates as MTSDSLPVSAADVLAFWNDAGPDKWFNKDAHFDASFHERFFELHFMAARRELDSWLDSAESSLALLLLLDQFPRNCFRGTAHMYATDPLALHYAEQAMAKGLDQQIDEELRIFFYLPHMHSEKIEDQELCCKLCEPLGERCLPFAIEHRDIVKRFGRFPHRNDILLRPTTPEEEAFLREGGFAG